One Solibacillus sp. R5-41 DNA segment encodes these proteins:
- a CDS encoding NYN domain-containing protein, producing MGSLTEDEVIVYSPVQPEGNSREENVGIFIDYDNVYWTLMNNHKHNPNSNESEKNIFEKLWNTYGRENVRTFKAYADFDKVDTNLTSLQKKRVQIRHVYSNGKDEDKRKNSSDIELSIDVIESTYRELNINRYVIVTADSDMIPLVSRLMYKGKIVDLYYLEDAVSDGKNNITTYANNFYNLYDFLGLSIIEYKAEEYVDAAIGIIYNWSLETRNQDFALGYKILINTLEKNLNVPTNTTKEIISILEKNNHILDEDKKTSKGTYKGKILNLESEKVKEVISEELSVK from the coding sequence ATGGGTAGTTTAACCGAAGATGAAGTAATAGTATATTCACCTGTTCAACCAGAGGGAAATTCAAGAGAGGAAAATGTTGGTATCTTCATCGATTATGACAATGTGTATTGGACTTTAATGAACAATCATAAACATAATCCTAATTCTAATGAATCAGAAAAAAATATTTTTGAAAAACTATGGAATACATACGGAAGAGAAAATGTTAGAACATTTAAAGCATATGCTGATTTCGATAAGGTCGATACTAATTTAACAAGCCTCCAAAAGAAACGAGTTCAAATACGTCATGTTTATTCCAACGGAAAAGATGAAGACAAACGAAAAAATTCGTCAGATATAGAACTTAGCATTGATGTAATTGAAAGTACATATCGTGAATTAAATATCAATCGCTATGTTATTGTTACGGCTGACAGTGACATGATTCCATTAGTAAGTCGTCTTATGTATAAGGGTAAAATCGTTGATCTTTATTACTTAGAAGACGCAGTTTCCGATGGAAAAAATAACATAACAACTTATGCAAATAATTTTTATAACTTATATGATTTTTTAGGATTAAGTATCATAGAATATAAAGCAGAGGAATATGTAGATGCTGCAATTGGCATTATCTACAACTGGAGTTTAGAAACAAGAAATCAGGATTTTGCGTTAGGCTATAAAATTTTGATTAATACGTTAGAAAAGAATTTAAATGTTCCTACCAATACCACAAAAGAAATTATTTCTATTTTGGAAAAAAATAACCACATTTTAGACGAGGATAAAAAAACTTCTAAAGGAACATACAAAGGAAAGATTTTAAATCTTGAATCAGAAAAAGTTAAAGAAGTAATTTCGGAAGAACTTTCCGTCAAATAA
- a CDS encoding TnsD family Tn7-like transposition protein, with the protein MISFFPTPYKNETFHSLLSRFHVRIGSLKDSTTIDFLYEKRVNPGNVEFPVQLQQIQRNLRFEHPYTFKDWLFNHSSILYYTPFLTTKKFDEISKSIENETLITGKLSHYIGLASSSIENLKYLRFCDRCLKESIEKHGEGYWNIMHQLPSVRMCHIHYNYLSISDVPVNTKIRKQIFIPLTENMKVIANEWIPDDEKDFYIYLANETCYLFNQPFQAISHKKVHDWYVQKFMERSWMNLNSIFNRQKFVKELYTTLPKTFIEQNKLDPNEVDWIANLLSKNYRVFVHPIRILALNYTLGASLKEAFYDDIKKFTPFGCGPWICQSSVCLFYNQPYIKDIEIKTNKKDGLPLGIFECPYCEFTYMRKGPEKSNEEKFNRSRVLNYGSLFKKELLFLVPKYDFNFSAISRVFNVDSKTLKAWYERWQNDLEDEIDFKKKRNEMRKFWEGKIKENPQQTRSFFQGKHPKEYQWISYNDREWLENHFPEPVEVTFKSRKKRDRTTYDKKDWSKLDLEFVKKINETIKKLYAISPPIRITKRAIEKEINYIGFFQRYTSKLPLSNQLINSRLEDYENFNLRRIDWFVKDSLDKGEGISKTKILEKICISNITPRIEEKLRDIFTIKY; encoded by the coding sequence ATGATCAGTTTTTTCCCCACACCTTATAAGAATGAAACTTTTCATAGTTTACTTTCTAGATTTCATGTTCGTATTGGTTCGTTAAAAGATTCTACCACCATTGATTTTCTTTATGAAAAAAGGGTTAACCCTGGAAACGTAGAGTTTCCAGTCCAATTGCAACAAATTCAAAGGAACTTACGATTCGAACATCCTTATACATTCAAAGATTGGTTGTTCAATCATTCAAGTATTCTTTACTACACTCCATTCTTAACCACCAAAAAGTTTGATGAGATATCAAAATCCATTGAAAACGAAACTTTGATCACGGGGAAATTATCTCACTATATTGGTTTAGCCTCAAGTTCAATTGAAAATTTAAAGTATCTACGTTTTTGTGATAGATGTTTGAAAGAATCAATAGAAAAACATGGAGAAGGGTACTGGAATATAATGCACCAACTCCCTAGCGTTCGTATGTGTCATATTCATTACAACTATCTTTCCATTTCTGATGTTCCTGTAAATACAAAAATCCGAAAGCAAATTTTTATTCCATTAACAGAAAACATGAAGGTTATAGCAAATGAGTGGATTCCTGATGATGAAAAAGATTTCTATATTTATTTAGCGAACGAAACATGTTACCTATTTAATCAACCTTTTCAGGCAATCTCGCATAAAAAAGTACACGATTGGTATGTGCAAAAATTTATGGAAAGATCGTGGATGAATTTAAATTCTATATTCAATCGACAAAAATTTGTTAAAGAGCTCTATACTACTTTACCTAAAACCTTTATCGAACAGAATAAATTAGATCCTAATGAAGTTGATTGGATTGCTAATCTGCTATCAAAAAATTATAGGGTATTTGTGCATCCTATTCGTATTTTGGCATTAAATTATACGTTGGGTGCTTCTTTAAAAGAGGCTTTTTATGATGATATTAAAAAATTTACACCATTTGGGTGTGGTCCTTGGATTTGTCAAAGTTCTGTGTGTCTTTTTTATAATCAGCCTTATATAAAGGATATTGAAATTAAAACAAATAAAAAAGACGGGCTTCCATTAGGCATTTTTGAATGCCCTTATTGCGAATTCACCTATATGCGAAAAGGACCCGAAAAAAGTAATGAAGAAAAATTTAATCGCTCTAGAGTCTTGAATTACGGAAGCCTTTTTAAAAAGGAACTTCTCTTTCTTGTTCCAAAGTATGATTTTAATTTTTCAGCAATTTCCAGAGTATTCAATGTGGATTCTAAAACCTTAAAAGCGTGGTACGAGCGTTGGCAAAATGATTTAGAAGATGAAATTGATTTTAAAAAGAAACGAAACGAAATGCGGAAATTTTGGGAGGGAAAAATTAAAGAAAACCCGCAACAAACTCGTTCTTTCTTTCAAGGTAAACATCCCAAAGAGTACCAATGGATATCTTACAATGATCGAGAATGGCTCGAAAATCATTTTCCTGAACCAGTGGAAGTCACTTTTAAATCAAGGAAAAAAAGAGATCGAACTACTTACGATAAGAAAGATTGGAGTAAACTTGACCTGGAGTTTGTAAAAAAAATTAACGAAACTATTAAAAAATTATACGCAATTTCCCCTCCCATCCGCATTACTAAACGTGCAATCGAAAAGGAAATTAATTATATTGGCTTTTTTCAAAGATATACAAGTAAATTACCTTTATCAAATCAATTAATAAATAGTCGATTAGAAGATTACGAAAACTTCAACCTTCGCCGAATTGATTGGTTTGTAAAAGATAGTTTAGACAAAGGAGAAGGCATTTCGAAAACGAAAATCTTGGAGAAAATTTGCATTTCAAATATCACACCAAGAATTGAAGAAAAGTTAAGGGATATATTCACTATAAAATATTAA
- a CDS encoding TnsD family Tn7-like transposition protein — protein MNCFSKKILLNNLQKSSGRRVNMLHWFPTPYPDELLYSVLARYHVRSGNTSPKMTTEELFGKRTVRAVWGLPANLNTFLRNTGDYWDAEQLIFNYTMYPYYSAFLLPKQAKQVKQSMMGNKGGAIHTRIGVVASNVKLKDNLWVCGDCIKEDMDAYGETYWRRVHQAPGVFICPKHETALEETIVSMKIQNQHEYIVASPFIERKKVNLNWLNKNEVHLLIKLAKATESLLKNIYLQSMENTIRNKYLELLKQQGYASVNGFLKRDKLYQSFGSKFSDRSLELLQSPIFFEESDWLTMIFQKHRKSFHPIRHLLVMMFLDTDLEHFFDKEEYNPFGKGPWLCLNVACPNSHKPVITDLAITRCYDTGNPVGTFRCECGFVFSRRGPDINKGDRYRIGTIKDFGHVWKEKIVKLVNEEYSLTEIAKEMQADRATIKKYAVELELSVSWKLPNVEKKNGDTVLRQLNKQLLERKNIWLELQEEFPERSKTELRKIAPNVYAFLYRNDWEWLNEFSPKGKRNHPPNQRIDWEKRDMELVNQVMKVVQNWDVVVEKLKRITIASVGRKMDRLSLLQKKADKLPKTMNYIYEVQESMESFQIRRANFIIDKLKHGCEPIIEWQIYRKAGLRHTGLSNKVKRFISLKVSEYSTAKNKGEKI, from the coding sequence ATGAATTGTTTCTCCAAAAAAATATTGTTAAACAACCTTCAGAAGAGTTCTGGGAGGAGGGTGAACATGCTGCATTGGTTTCCAACGCCATATCCTGATGAATTATTATACAGTGTTCTAGCAAGGTACCATGTTAGGTCTGGTAATACGAGTCCTAAAATGACAACAGAAGAACTGTTTGGAAAAAGGACAGTTAGAGCAGTTTGGGGCTTACCTGCTAATTTAAATACCTTCTTAAGGAATACAGGAGATTATTGGGATGCAGAACAATTAATTTTCAACTATACAATGTATCCTTATTACTCTGCCTTCCTGCTTCCAAAACAAGCAAAGCAAGTTAAGCAATCTATGATGGGGAATAAGGGTGGAGCCATCCACACTCGAATAGGAGTAGTAGCAAGCAATGTGAAATTAAAGGACAACCTTTGGGTATGCGGGGATTGTATCAAAGAAGATATGGATGCTTATGGTGAAACGTATTGGCGTCGAGTTCATCAGGCTCCAGGTGTCTTTATCTGCCCGAAACATGAAACGGCACTAGAGGAAACAATCGTTTCCATGAAAATTCAAAACCAACATGAGTATATTGTCGCTTCACCATTTATTGAAAGAAAAAAGGTTAATCTTAATTGGTTAAATAAAAATGAGGTTCATCTTTTGATAAAGCTGGCGAAAGCAACTGAATCTCTACTAAAAAACATTTACCTCCAATCAATGGAAAATACGATTCGAAATAAATACTTGGAGTTATTGAAGCAACAGGGATATGCGAGCGTCAATGGCTTTTTGAAACGGGACAAGTTGTACCAAAGTTTTGGTTCGAAATTTTCCGACCGCAGCTTAGAACTATTGCAATCACCTATATTTTTTGAGGAATCGGATTGGCTAACGATGATTTTTCAAAAACACCGCAAATCTTTTCATCCAATTCGGCACCTACTAGTCATGATGTTTTTGGATACCGATTTGGAACATTTTTTTGATAAGGAGGAATATAATCCTTTCGGAAAAGGACCTTGGCTATGCTTAAATGTTGCATGTCCAAATTCCCATAAACCAGTTATAACAGATTTAGCGATCACAAGGTGTTACGACACAGGAAATCCAGTAGGAACATTCCGATGCGAATGCGGCTTTGTATTTTCAAGAAGGGGACCTGACATAAATAAGGGTGACCGTTACCGCATTGGGACAATTAAAGATTTCGGTCATGTTTGGAAAGAAAAAATTGTGAAGTTGGTTAATGAAGAATACTCTCTTACAGAAATTGCGAAGGAAATGCAGGCAGACCGTGCTACAATCAAAAAATATGCTGTCGAGTTGGAATTAAGTGTTTCGTGGAAACTTCCGAATGTAGAAAAAAAGAACGGAGACACTGTTTTGCGGCAATTGAACAAACAATTGCTTGAGAGGAAAAATATATGGTTAGAACTTCAGGAGGAATTTCCTGAAAGGTCAAAAACAGAATTGCGAAAAATTGCACCTAATGTTTACGCCTTTTTATATCGAAATGATTGGGAATGGCTTAACGAATTTTCTCCCAAAGGGAAAAGAAATCACCCTCCAAATCAGCGGATTGATTGGGAAAAACGGGATATGGAATTGGTAAATCAAGTTATGAAAGTGGTTCAAAATTGGGATGTGGTCGTTGAAAAACTAAAAAGAATAACAATCGCTTCTGTTGGAAGGAAAATGGATAGGTTATCATTATTACAGAAAAAAGCGGATAAGCTACCGAAAACTATGAATTACATTTATGAAGTTCAAGAAAGTATGGAATCGTTTCAAATACGGCGGGCAAACTTTATTATTGATAAATTAAAACATGGGTGCGAACCGATTATTGAATGGCAAATATACAGAAAAGCAGGTTTACGACATACTGGATTATCAAATAAGGTAAAACGCTTTATTTCGTTAAAGGTTTCAGAGTATTCCACAGCAAAAAACAAAGGGGAGAAGATATGA
- a CDS encoding AAA family ATPase, which translates to MYGKEMVDAIYSEQIVQDYEFNPLIEALPPIFTEDEVIEQLSVFPSFDEKERALNSNYRFHCVQRLFQYFQPFETHLDLEQRISRAIRQGYLHRNPMQREEVMRVHESYQAIKAGNFLKNYQTEAKRTAAGFTIIGLSGIGKSTAIERVLSFYPQLIKHREYKGKPFIFTQISWLKLECPFDGSLKGLCISFFSELDRLLGSNYLNKFGASRNTTDLMLQRMAHLASLHGVGLLIIDEIQHLSLSKSGGSDKMLNFFVTLVNTIGIPVLMVGTNKAISILQSEFRQARRGSGQGDMVWSQMPKDMSWELFVEGMWEYQWTANYTPLTEELSDFIYEESQGIIDIAIKLFMLSQVSAISTGTEKISKKIMKKVANDSLRLVKPMLDALKSGIPSEIAKYEDIRPIDIDEEMERYKASVDLQEKIRIQKKLQQQKREKAEQSLLEDVTLQLLSMDFDSKEIERAVKSVLNKFGEDVEKPTLLKEAVKLLIDKDEIKTENTNKKKKVSQISGNYLGGLMKEARQKKLSVHELFLQKNIVKQPSEEFWEEGEHAALVSNAIS; encoded by the coding sequence TTGTACGGAAAAGAAATGGTAGATGCTATATATAGTGAACAAATTGTACAAGATTATGAATTTAATCCTTTAATTGAGGCACTGCCGCCAATATTTACGGAGGATGAAGTAATCGAACAATTATCAGTTTTCCCATCGTTTGATGAAAAAGAACGTGCTCTAAACTCTAATTACCGTTTTCATTGTGTCCAGAGATTATTTCAATACTTTCAACCGTTTGAAACACACTTGGATTTAGAACAACGAATTTCAAGGGCAATTCGCCAAGGTTATTTACACCGAAATCCAATGCAGAGAGAAGAAGTCATGAGGGTGCACGAAAGTTATCAAGCGATAAAAGCGGGTAACTTTTTAAAAAACTATCAAACAGAAGCAAAACGGACAGCTGCTGGATTTACGATTATTGGTCTTTCGGGTATTGGAAAATCAACCGCAATTGAACGTGTTTTATCTTTTTATCCACAATTAATTAAGCATCGTGAATATAAGGGAAAACCATTCATTTTCACACAAATTAGTTGGCTGAAGTTAGAGTGCCCATTTGATGGGTCGTTAAAAGGATTATGTATAAGTTTTTTCTCTGAATTAGACCGACTATTAGGTTCCAACTATCTAAATAAGTTCGGAGCCTCAAGAAATACGACAGATTTAATGCTTCAACGAATGGCACACCTTGCAAGCCTTCATGGGGTTGGTTTGCTGATTATTGATGAAATTCAGCACCTTAGCCTTAGTAAAAGTGGCGGTTCGGATAAAATGCTAAACTTTTTTGTTACGTTGGTAAATACCATTGGCATTCCTGTGTTGATGGTCGGTACCAATAAAGCGATTTCTATTTTGCAAAGTGAATTTCGTCAAGCAAGACGTGGAAGCGGTCAAGGAGATATGGTCTGGTCACAAATGCCAAAAGATATGTCATGGGAGTTATTTGTGGAGGGAATGTGGGAGTATCAATGGACGGCAAATTACACACCTTTGACTGAGGAACTCAGTGATTTTATTTACGAAGAAAGTCAGGGAATTATTGATATTGCAATCAAACTTTTTATGTTATCTCAGGTCAGTGCGATTTCGACAGGCACAGAAAAAATAAGTAAGAAAATCATGAAAAAAGTGGCGAATGATAGTTTAAGATTAGTTAAACCAATGTTAGATGCCTTGAAGTCAGGTATTCCAAGTGAAATTGCCAAGTATGAGGATATTCGTCCCATTGATATAGATGAAGAAATGGAAAGATACAAAGCTTCCGTTGACTTGCAAGAAAAAATTCGCATTCAAAAGAAATTACAGCAACAAAAAAGAGAGAAAGCGGAACAATCTCTTTTAGAAGATGTGACCTTGCAACTGTTATCGATGGATTTTGATTCAAAGGAAATTGAGCGTGCTGTAAAGAGCGTATTAAACAAATTTGGAGAGGATGTCGAAAAACCGACGTTGCTAAAAGAAGCAGTAAAACTCCTTATTGATAAGGATGAAATAAAGACGGAGAACACAAATAAGAAAAAGAAAGTTAGCCAAATAAGTGGAAATTATTTAGGTGGTCTAATGAAAGAAGCAAGACAGAAGAAGCTATCTGTTCATGAATTGTTTCTCCAAAAAAATATTGTTAAACAACCTTCAGAAGAGTTCTGGGAGGAGGGTGAACATGCTGCATTGGTTTCCAACGCCATATCCTGA
- a CDS encoding Mu transposase C-terminal domain-containing protein, translating into MFVINDIISFEEAIGEKQLERILWIDEGNVICYTINIEKVNALPIKRKISDLEQLFADQLLSLVDSDPYGFVYQVEEKISERNLILRDERWKSIESMVLQEPDIYEKDKRGQLVRFSVEDTGKSKRLFYKYMVQYWQRGKVKNALLPDYTNSGGRGKEKTYTDQKNGRRRKFETIIGEGIIVTDEIKRTFEVSVKRFYHTVKNNPLATTYDLMLKTFFVADYRYDNGVKKPILLDQDQIPTFRQFQYWYGKTYLSEEKLRKRKGNRKYETDHRAVLGTSVGDLYGPGTKYQIDATIADIYIVSSFNRNWIIGRPIIYVVIDVFSRMVVGLYVGLEGPSWFGAMMALANTASDKVSYCKQYSIDIEKEEWACHYLPQTLLADRGELEGYNVERLVSAFHMKVENTPPYRADWKGIVEQHFRTINTTGIKPFLPGVVDTDVRIRGDRDYRLDATLTLEEFTSVIIKCVLYHNNHHWLKNYNQDEMMIHDEVSLIPRELWNWGIKNRSGKLRSYSEDIVKMHLLPTANARVTSKGIEFKRMRFSSETALKENWFGEAVEKSWQIPICYDPRNMSQIYLQSEDGKSYEVATLLDHHKKYVDKTMEDVEYYFDYELLKKQQYAHEETQHKVDLTSDIEHIAQKAKKSLNGEKVNMSNNQKVKGIRDNRTMEKEAKRKEEAFLLADTNRLEQSDVPDLIIEETTTQQSVSKIELLRQKQKEKLKNARVSH; encoded by the coding sequence ATGTTTGTCATTAATGACATTATTAGTTTTGAAGAGGCGATTGGTGAAAAACAATTAGAGCGTATTCTATGGATCGATGAAGGTAACGTAATTTGCTACACCATTAATATTGAAAAAGTAAACGCATTACCTATCAAACGGAAAATATCAGATTTGGAGCAATTGTTCGCTGATCAATTATTATCGTTGGTTGATAGTGATCCGTATGGTTTTGTCTATCAAGTTGAAGAAAAAATTTCTGAAAGAAATTTAATACTTCGAGATGAACGATGGAAAAGTATCGAAAGCATGGTTTTACAAGAGCCAGATATATATGAAAAAGATAAAAGGGGGCAGCTTGTTCGTTTTTCAGTTGAAGACACAGGAAAAAGCAAACGATTGTTCTATAAGTACATGGTCCAATACTGGCAAAGAGGCAAAGTGAAAAATGCATTGTTACCCGATTATACAAACTCTGGAGGTAGAGGGAAAGAAAAAACTTATACAGATCAGAAAAATGGGAGACGAAGAAAATTTGAAACGATAATCGGAGAAGGAATTATTGTCACTGATGAAATCAAAAGAACGTTTGAAGTTAGCGTGAAAAGGTTTTATCATACCGTTAAAAATAATCCTTTAGCCACGACGTATGATTTAATGCTTAAAACCTTCTTTGTGGCTGATTATCGTTATGATAACGGTGTAAAGAAACCCATTCTGTTAGACCAAGATCAGATCCCAACTTTTAGACAGTTCCAATATTGGTATGGGAAGACTTATCTATCTGAAGAAAAACTTCGTAAACGAAAAGGAAACCGAAAATATGAAACAGATCATCGAGCTGTATTAGGCACTTCAGTTGGTGATTTATATGGACCAGGAACGAAATATCAGATCGATGCAACAATTGCAGATATTTATATTGTTAGTTCATTTAATCGAAACTGGATTATTGGTCGCCCTATTATTTATGTGGTGATTGATGTTTTTAGCCGTATGGTGGTTGGTTTGTATGTAGGACTTGAAGGACCTTCTTGGTTTGGGGCAATGATGGCACTTGCTAATACAGCAAGTGATAAAGTTTCCTATTGTAAACAATACAGCATTGATATTGAAAAGGAAGAATGGGCTTGTCATTACCTACCCCAGACACTCCTTGCTGACCGTGGGGAATTGGAAGGCTACAATGTCGAGCGTCTTGTCTCTGCTTTCCATATGAAGGTAGAAAATACACCGCCATATCGAGCAGATTGGAAAGGAATAGTTGAGCAACACTTCAGAACCATTAATACAACTGGAATCAAACCTTTCCTTCCTGGTGTTGTAGATACAGATGTAAGAATTAGAGGGGATAGGGATTATCGATTAGATGCCACTTTAACGCTAGAGGAGTTTACAAGCGTTATTATCAAATGTGTTCTTTATCATAACAATCACCATTGGTTAAAAAATTACAATCAAGATGAAATGATGATTCATGATGAAGTCTCACTTATTCCACGTGAATTATGGAACTGGGGCATTAAAAACCGTTCAGGAAAACTTCGTTCTTATTCGGAAGATATCGTAAAAATGCATTTGCTTCCAACGGCAAATGCCCGAGTAACGTCTAAAGGTATTGAATTTAAGAGAATGCGTTTTAGCAGCGAGACGGCATTAAAAGAAAACTGGTTTGGAGAAGCAGTGGAAAAGAGTTGGCAAATCCCGATTTGTTATGATCCTAGGAATATGTCACAGATCTATTTGCAAAGTGAAGATGGTAAAAGTTATGAAGTAGCCACTTTACTAGATCATCATAAGAAATATGTAGATAAGACAATGGAAGATGTGGAGTATTACTTTGATTACGAATTGTTAAAGAAACAACAATATGCACATGAAGAAACTCAACACAAAGTTGATTTAACAAGTGATATTGAACACATTGCCCAAAAGGCAAAGAAATCTTTAAATGGAGAAAAAGTTAATATGAGTAACAATCAAAAAGTTAAAGGTATTCGCGATAATCGAACAATGGAAAAAGAAGCAAAGCGGAAAGAGGAAGCCTTTTTATTGGCGGATACAAATCGACTTGAGCAATCGGATGTACCTGATTTGATTATAGAAGAAACAACGACCCAACAAAGCGTTTCAAAGATTGAATTGTTACGTCAAAAACAAAAGGAGAAATTAAAAAATGCAAGAGTTAGTCACTAA
- a CDS encoding TnsA endonuclease N-terminal domain-containing protein — protein MAKRRTELTEKKIAEMEKEGRGQGTGENYKPWITIQDFPSSGLVTRSKGWKTKRIHHFLSKLERDYFYVLEWNRNVVDIREQYPLTREDTLFIAENKGFKHPTDPKSQNPIVMTTDFLITLSNSNGFTHVARTIKPSKELENERTIEKFEIERSYWADRGVDWGIITEKEMPKNMIENVEWLHSSYFEMEDLPSSTLQTYIQQMKTFIQKYNTSIIEIVTEFDNKFQLDNGMGLEILKHLIARRELQVDINQKIHTHLWCEDVFN, from the coding sequence ATGGCAAAGAGGAGAACAGAATTAACAGAAAAGAAAATTGCTGAAATGGAGAAGGAAGGTCGTGGTCAGGGAACAGGTGAGAATTATAAGCCTTGGATTACCATTCAAGATTTTCCGTCAAGTGGTTTAGTGACAAGAAGCAAAGGATGGAAAACCAAAAGAATACACCACTTCCTATCCAAATTAGAACGCGATTACTTTTATGTATTGGAGTGGAATCGAAATGTCGTTGATATAAGAGAACAATATCCACTCACACGAGAAGATACGTTATTCATCGCTGAAAATAAAGGCTTTAAACATCCGACAGATCCAAAATCGCAAAATCCTATCGTAATGACAACCGATTTTCTCATTACGTTATCTAATTCAAACGGTTTTACTCATGTTGCAAGGACGATAAAACCATCAAAGGAATTGGAAAACGAACGAACTATTGAGAAATTTGAAATTGAAAGGTCCTATTGGGCTGATCGAGGGGTTGATTGGGGAATCATCACGGAAAAAGAAATGCCAAAAAACATGATCGAAAATGTTGAATGGCTGCATTCCTCTTATTTTGAAATGGAAGACTTACCAAGTTCGACTCTTCAAACCTATATCCAACAAATGAAAACTTTCATTCAAAAATACAACACCTCAATTATTGAAATAGTCACAGAGTTTGATAATAAATTCCAATTAGATAACGGCATGGGATTAGAAATTTTAAAACACTTAATAGCACGCCGAGAACTGCAAGTAGATATTAATCAAAAGATTCATACTCACCTTTGGTGTGAAGATGTATTTAACTAA
- a CDS encoding DUF3888 domain-containing protein codes for MKKIIIVPSFLLLLLMPAILTYAEPDYYQPAKESKEELMMDLFFSLLLPNVQEAVSNYYSDYLTTSPLVYPYQIKILKMERTNGYRGFLFLVTIEVTPVVGPHIEVGKDQLTFSISAGSGVSLKNFKHIETYKLPPNWQDIIKKK; via the coding sequence ATGAAAAAAATTATTATAGTTCCTTCTTTTTTACTGTTACTTCTAATGCCAGCAATATTAACTTATGCTGAACCAGATTATTATCAGCCTGCTAAAGAGTCTAAAGAAGAACTCATGATGGACTTGTTTTTTTCACTACTTTTACCAAATGTTCAAGAGGCAGTTTCTAATTACTATTCAGATTATCTTACCACAAGTCCTTTGGTGTATCCGTACCAAATAAAAATTTTAAAGATGGAAAGAACAAATGGATATCGGGGTTTTCTGTTTTTAGTAACCATTGAAGTCACTCCAGTTGTTGGTCCGCATATTGAAGTTGGAAAAGACCAATTAACATTTTCTATTTCGGCAGGTAGTGGGGTCAGTCTTAAAAATTTTAAGCATATAGAAACCTACAAACTTCCTCCGAATTGGCAAGACATCATAAAGAAAAAGTAA